DNA from Candidatus Methylomirabilis sp.:
CGCAAGAGGCTGGAGCAGCTCCGGTCGCCGCACCTGGCGGCCGTCCAGAAGCTCCTGCAGGAGATCACGGCAAAGAAGAAGTGACGGACGGGGCCGGGCGGCGGGCGCGCAGGAGGAAGGCGACGGCCCCGCCGAGGCCCGCCAGCCCGAGGAGGAGGCTCAGCGTGGCCGCCACCCAGTGGACCCGGAGGGCGGCGGTCGCCCAGAGGACGGCGTAGATGTCGTGGCCACTCTCCCGCCAGGCCTGCCAGTAGGCCTCTGCGGCGGCGGCATGGTCCCCGCGCTCCGCGGCGGCCTTGGCAAGGCCGTAGAGCGCCAGCGGGTAGCGCGGATCCACCCGGTGGGCCACCGAGAAGACCTCGGTGGCCCTCGCGTTTTCCCCCGCCTTCAGATAGGCGAGCCCGAGGTTGGTCAGGATGAGGGGGTTTTCCGGGCGGCCGGCGGCGGCCCGCCGCAGGGCCGCTACCGCCTCCTCGACCCGCCCCATCTTGTAGGCGAGCCAGCCCAGGTCATTGAGGTAGGCGGGGTTGCCGGGATCGAGGAGCAGGGCCTGCCGGTAGGAGGCGAGGGCGGCCTCGAATTCCCCCCGCGTCTCGGCCACGGCCGCCCCGTATCCGGCGTGGGCGCGGGCGAGCTCCGGTTGCAGGTGCAGGGCCGCCTCGAAGGCCCGCAGCGCATCGGCACTCCGCTGGATTTCCAGGTAGACCC
Protein-coding regions in this window:
- a CDS encoding tetratricopeptide repeat protein → MRGARRPIALGAVVALLAATLGALPGNTAESPVEAAFARAEQLARAGQSTAAQAALREVLRLDPAHPRAPERLRELYGRGLAPAQAIAALEAEARADPADPISWNLLGVLYGKDRRWDEALAAFRAALAAEPRAADAQANIGWVYLEIQRSADALRAFEAALHLQPELARAHAGYGAAVAETRGEFEAALASYRQALLLDPGNPAYLNDLGWLAYKMGRVEEAVAALRRAAAGRPENPLILTNLGLAYLKAGENARATEVFSVAHRVDPRYPLALYGLAKAAAERGDHAAAAEAYWQAWRESGHDIYAVLWATAALRVHWVAATLSLLLGLAGLGGAVAFLLRARRPAPSVTSSLP